Proteins from a single region of Trichoplusia ni isolate ovarian cell line Hi5 unplaced genomic scaffold, tn1 tig00001950, whole genome shotgun sequence:
- the LOC113507402 gene encoding guanine nucleotide-binding protein subunit beta-5: MAADTAVAASPEETLESLLREAEALKQKLEEERQKLNDVSLSCVAERLEPITFPNLKLRRVLKGHQSKVLCSDWSPDKRHIVSSSQDGKVIVWDAFTATKELTISMPSTWVMACAYAPSGNIVAAGGLDNKVTVFPLSGADEEPAARKRTVATHTSYMSCCLFPNTDRQILTGSGDGTCALWDVESGQLLQSFQAHAADVMALDLAPSDMGDTFVSGGCDRAVLVWDMRTGQAVQAFDTHDSDVNSVKYHPSGDSLATGSDDSCCRLFDLRADREVARYTKESIIFGVNSVEWSVSGRLVFAGYSDYTACAWDALRGSRVCVLCGHEHRVTRVQLAPDGTALCTASWDTTLRIWA; the protein is encoded by the exons ATGGCAGCCGACACGGCTGTGGCGGCCAGCCCCGAGGAGACACTCGAATCCTTGCTGCGCGAAGCTGAAGCACTCAAGCAGAAACTCGAGGAAGAGCGCCAGAAACTTAACGACGTATCCT TATCATGTGTGGCAGAGCGACTGGAGCCCATCACATTCCCCAACCTGAAGCTGCGGCGTGTGCTCAAGGGGCACCAGTCCAAAGTGCTGTGCTCAGACTGGTCTCCTGACAAGCGACACATTGTGTCCTCTTCACAG GATGGCAAGGTTATAGTGTGGGACGCCTTCACGGCCACCAAGGAGCTGACAATCTCTATGCCCAGCACTTGGGTGATGGCCTGTGCCTATGCGCCCTCCGGCAACATCGTCGCGGCCGG GGGGCTGGACAACAAGGTGACGGTGTTCCCGCTGTCGGGCGCGGACGAGGAGCCGGCGGCGCGCAAACGCACCGTGGCCACGCACACGTCATACATGTCCTGCTGCCTGTTCCCCAACACCGACCGCCAGATCCTCACGGGCAGCGGCGACGGCACGTGCGCTCTGTGGGACGTGGAGTCCGGCCAACTGCTGCAGAGCTTCCAGGCGCACGCCGCCGACGTCATGGCGCTGGACCTGGCGCCCTCCGACATGGGCGACACGTTCGTGTCCGGCGGCTGCGACCGCGCCGTGCTGGTGTGGGACATGCGCACGGGCCAGGCGGTGCAGGCCTTCGACACGCACGACTCGGACGTCAACAGCGTCAAGTACCACCCGTCCGGCGACTCGCTCGCCACCGGCTCCGACGACTCGTGCTGCCGGCTGTTCGACCTGCGCGCGGACCGCGAG GTGGCGCGCTACACTAAGGAGAGCATCATCTTCGGCGTGAACTCGGTGGAGTGGTCGGTGAGCGGGCGCCTGGTGTTCGCGGGCTACAGCGACTACACGGCGTGCGCGTGGGACGCGCTGCGCGGGTCGCGCGTGTGCGTGCTGTGCGGCCACGAGCACCGCGTCACGCGCGTGCAGCTGGCGCCCGACGGCACCGCGCTCTGCACGGCCTCGTGGGACACCACGCTGCGG ATCTGGGCGTAA
- the LOC113507403 gene encoding transmembrane protein 209, with the protein MSLSPNSSILQHTIDLKYEDTKRSTSLKWIVVNIVLFLLFVYDLCYKCPGYTSALHYVEMCAAGVLGANAVQHALRLRGRAPPRPRRAAPAPPAAPASAPDPDVSLSPRRAWRGDASPPPSPPDNAQPRPDRLAPDEFISDSRSLAAYLRGYEERSLGERSASQPNSWGLGPSAASAHYQLAAMAAEGAGADEGAPAARSPQVWRRLQLDPQRLEQWNLNLRLWLHVTILQRLVRELDGADAALAAAGLGDVRVGSVSAERLRGAAGLQHELQHTLPALLAYLEPFADQRYVVQRIRELAQGGCLSGYRWNGGGSDWDDSKPTDAEIVLQLLATYLDAQLPPAVGRSAFSSAHLSAAPAPLPRGPGVLALHRVSLRPPHYVLALGDDTVEVCRGRNNLLHSLLLFIAAAARGEPPALRRLHLGRAGLNMLWIIGR; encoded by the exons AT GTCACTCAGCCCTAATTCCAGTATACTACAACAcacaattgatttaaaatatgaagACACAAAGAGGTCAACTTCCCTCAAATGGATTGTAGTCAACATAGTTCTGTTTCTACTATTTGTGTATGACTT GTGCTACAAATGCCCGGGCTACACATCGGCGCTGCACTACGTGGAGATGTGCGCGGCCGGCGTGCTGGGCGCCAACGCCGTGCAGCACGCGCTGCGCCTGCGCGggcgcgcgcccccgcgcccccgccgcgccgcgcccgcgccccccgccgcccCCGCCTCCGCGCCCGACCCCGACGTGTCGCTGTCGCCGCGGCGCGCCTGGCGCGGCGACGCGTCCCCGCCGCCCAGCCCGCCCGACAACGCGCAGCCCCGCCCCGACCGCCTGGCTCCCGACGAGTTCATCTCCGACTCCCGCAGCCTCGCTGCTTATCTCAG AGGCTACGAGGAACGCTCCCTAGGCGAACGTTCTGCGTCGCAGCCAAACTCGTGGGGCCTCGGTCCGAGCGCGGCATCCGCGCACTACCAGCTCGCGGCGATGGCGGCAGAGGGCGCGGGCGCGGACGAGGGCGCGCCGGCCGCCCGCTCGCCTCAGGTCTGGCGGCGCCTGCAGCTGGACCCGCAACGCCTGGAGCAGTGGAACCTGAACCTGCGGCTGTGGCTGCACGTGACCATCCTGCAGCGGCTGGTGCGCGAGCTGGACGGCGCGGacgcggcgctggcggcggccgGGCTGGGCGACGTGCGCGTGGGCAGCGTCAGCGCCGAGCGCCTGCGCGGCGCCGCCGGCCTGCAACACGAGCTGCAACACACGCTGCCGGCGTTGCTGGCCTACCTCGAACCCTTCGCCGACCAACGCTACGTCGTGCAGCGTATCAGAG AACTGGCGCAGGGCGGATGCCTGAGCGGCTACCGCTGGAACGGCGGCGGATCGGACTGGGATGATTCCAAGCCGACGGACGCAGAGATAGTGCTGCAGCTGCTTGCCACGTACCTGGACGCGCAGCTGCCGCCGGCCGTGGGGCGCAGCGCCTTCAGCAGCGCGCACCTGtcggcggcgccggcgccgctgCCGCGCGGGCCGGGCGTGCTGGCCCTGCACCGCGTGAGCCTGCGCCCGCCGCACTACGTGCTGGCGCTGGGCGACGACACGGTGGAGGTGTGCCGCGGCCGCAACAACCTGCTGCACTCGCTACTGCTGTTCATCGCGGCGGCGGCCCGCGGCGAGCCGCCCGCGCTGCGCCGCCTGCATCTGGGCCGCGCCGGACTCAACATGCTGTGGATCATCGGCCGGTGA
- the LOC113507400 gene encoding pachytene checkpoint protein 2 homolog encodes MTTALHVEVVQKPQSRANKDHVKELVSSFLVNFVSLSPGMTLSENDLADNSELKEHVQLITFCDIEHETEVVATDTQLIYHIYKLNSFGAETDTMTDASTGEEFATADVWALPSQEFHGLWESLIYDSKLKEDTVRFVETAFEFADRGVDPNVIGWNRVVLLHGPPGTGKTSLCRALAQKLSIRLADRFPRARLIEINAHGLFSKWFAESGKLVARLFERLEEIVADPRLLACVLVDEVESLAHARRAALSGLEPSDSIRAVNALLTQLDRLRRRPNALVLTTSNVTGAIDVAFVDRADIKRRVGPPSARAAYEILRGCCAELMARGVVVPREPVFALRVLEGARFADSEPARGSLALWAAAREAAAARVSGRALRRLPFLARALHAPPACDLPRFVAALRAALEAYLADAADLSDIAVPD; translated from the coding sequence ATGACTACAGCTCTTCACGTTGAAGTAGTCCAAAAACCACAAAGTCGAGCTAATAAGGATCATGTTAAGGAACTTGTAAGTTCTTTTCTTGTAAACTTTGTATCGTTAAGTCCTGGTATGACCTTGTCTGAAAACGACTTGGCCGATAATTCTGAATTAAAAGAACACGTTCAGTTAATAACTTTCTGTGACATTGAACATGAAACAGAAGTTGTTGCGACAGATACACAGCTTATTTAccatatttacaaattaaattcatttggAGCTGAAACTGATACGATGACTGACGCAAGTACCGGTGAAGAATTTGCTACAGCTGATGTGTGGGCTTTGCCCAGTCAAGAATTCCATGGTCTGTGGGAGAGTCTTATTTACGATAGCAAATTAAAAGAGGACACAGTACGATTCGTTGAGACTGCTTTCGAGTTTGCTGACCGGGGCGTAGATCCTAATGTTATTGGATGGAATCGAGTAGTTTTGTTGCATGGCCCACCAGGTACAGGAAAGACTAGTTTGTGTCGTGCGCTTGCTCAAAAATTGTCGATTCGCCTTGCCGATCGATTTCCAAGGGCGCGCTTGATTGAGATTAATGCACACGGACTTTTCTCCAAATGGTTCGCAGAGAGTGGGAAGCTCGTCGCTCGGCTATTTGAGCGTTTGGAAGAAATTGTAGCCGACCCACGATTGCTAGCATGTGTGCTGGTCGACGAGGTGGAGTCTCTCGCGCACGCACGTCGCGCTGCGCTCTCCGGGCTCGAACCGTCAGACTCCATTCGCGCCGTGAACGCCTTGCTGACGCAGTTGGACCGTCTGCGGCGACGTCCGAACGCGCTCGTACTGACCACGTCCAACGTAACGGGCGCAATCGATGTAGCCTTCGTGGACCGCGCCGACATAAAGCGGCGCGTGGGCCCGCCTTCGGCGCGCGCGGCTTATGAGATCCTGCGCGGCTGCTGCGCCGAGCTGATGGCGCGCGGCGTGGTGGTGCCGCGCGAGCCGGTGTTCGCGCTGCGCGTGCTGGAGGGCGCGCGCTTCGCGGACAGCGAGCCGGCGCGAGGCAGTCTGGCGCTgtgggcggcggcgcgcgaggcggcggcggcgcgcgtcTCGGGGCGCGCGCTGCGGCGTCTGCCGTTCTTGGCCCGCGCGCTGCACGCGCCGCCCGCTTGCGACCTGCCTCGCTTCGTGGCGGCGCTACGAGCTGCGCTAGAGGCCTACCTGGCCGATGCTGCAGACCTCAGCGACATCGCTGTGCCCGACTGA